The following DNA comes from Cyanobacteria bacterium GSL.Bin1.
TCTCCCGAAAAAATCGCTACCATTATCCCTTATCTTCCCTCACCAACCACGACAATTGGTGTCTTTGCCAATACTGAACTCGCAGAAATTTGTTCAGTCGTTGAACAAACTCACTTTACGACTATCCAACTCCACGGGAAAGAATCCCCTGCTTTTTGTCAACAACTCCGTTCTCAACTTCCGCATATTGAAATCATTAAAGCGATTGCAGTTAAAACACCAGACTCTTTAGCACTAACAAAAGATTATTCGTACTTTGTTGATTCCTTTCTCCTCGATGCCTATGCCCCCCAACAGTTAGGTGGAACGGGAAAATCGTTTAATTGGGATTATCTGCAAAACTTTGACCCGCCCCGTCCTTGGTTTCTCGCGGGTGGACTCACTCCCCATAATATTCAACAAGCCCTGAGTGTTGCTCAACCAGACGGTATTGATCTTTCCAGCGGCGTGGAGAATTTACCGGGCGATAAAAATCTAGAGTTAGTCGCTGAATTATTCCAGAGATTGCAGTCATTAGTCATTAGTCATTAGTCATTGGTCATTGGTCATTCTCTTTATCCTTCTGGGTCAATTTGTCGTTTTTGCTACATTCGCTGTAACATATCAGTGAAAAGTGGGAATCACGTTAAAGTAGCAAAGTAGAGAACTACACAATAGGACTCAAAGAACAGTGACGCAAACAAATTTAGATTTTCTTCTCCAAACCGACCCGACCGTCTCGGGTATGATGCAGAAAGAATTGCAACGACAAAGAGAACACCTCGAACTAATTGCCAGTGAAAACTTTACCTCTCCTGCTGTTATGGCAGCCCAGGGGTCTGTTCTCACCAATAAATATGCTGAAGGACTGCCCAAAAAGCGTTACTATGGCGGGTGTGAATTTATTGATCAAATTGAACAACTTGCTATTGACCGGGCAAAAGAACTATTTGGTGCCGCTAGTGCCAATGTTCAGCCTCACTCCGGCGCGCAAGCAAACTTTGCCGTTTTTCTAACCCTACTCAACCCCGGCGATAAAATCATGGGGATGGACTTATCTCACGGGGGACACCTGACTCATGGTTCCCCTGTGAATGTTTCCGGGAAATGGTTTGAAGCGATTCATTATGGAGTGAGTCAAGAAACCGAACAACTCGACTATGACCACATTTTAGAAGTCGCCCGCCAAGAGCGTCCAAAATTAATTATCTGTGGCTACTCAGCTTACCCGCGGATTATTAATTTTGAAAAATTCCGCGCGATCGCGGATGAAGTAGGGGCTTATCTCTTAGCCGATATCGCTCATATTGCCGGTTTAGTTGCTAGTGGTCATCATCCGAACCCCATCCCTCACTGTGATGTTGTTACCACAACCACTCACAAAACCCTTCGTGGTCCTCGTGGTGGTTTAATTCTGACGCGCGATCCTGAATTAGGCAAAAAATTAAACAAATCGGTATTTCCGGGGACGCAAGGGGGGCCATTAGAGCACGTTATTGCTGGGAAAGCAGTAGCATTTGGTGAAGCCCTCAAACCGGAATTTAAAGCTTATTCCGGACAAGTGATTGCCAATGCCCAAGCGATGGCAGAACAATTACAAAAGCGAGGCTTAAAAATTGTTTCTGGCGGTACAGACAATCATCTCCTGCTGGTGGATCTGCGCTCAGTCAACCTCACTGGAAAACAAGCGGACCAATTAGTCAGTGACGTCAACATCACAGCTAACAAAAATACCGTTCCCTTTGACCCCGAATCTCCTTTTGTTACCAGTGGCTTGCGCCTCGGTTCTCCAGCAATGACGACACGCGGTCTCGGAACAGAAGAATTTGCTGAGATTGCCAATATCATCGCTGATCGTTTACAAAACCCTGAAGATGAACAAGTGAAACAAGCTTGTACTCAACGGGTAGCAGCTTTGTGTGAGCGATTCCCGCTCTATCCC
Coding sequences within:
- a CDS encoding phosphoribosylanthranilate isomerase, translating into MRVKICGITNLEQGRAIAQLGATDLGFICVPKSPRYLSPEKIATIIPYLPSPTTTIGVFANTELAEICSVVEQTHFTTIQLHGKESPAFCQQLRSQLPHIEIIKAIAVKTPDSLALTKDYSYFVDSFLLDAYAPQQLGGTGKSFNWDYLQNFDPPRPWFLAGGLTPHNIQQALSVAQPDGIDLSSGVENLPGDKNLELVAELFQRLQSLVISH
- a CDS encoding aminotransferase class I/II-fold pyridoxal phosphate-dependent enzyme, which codes for MTQTNLDFLLQTDPTVSGMMQKELQRQREHLELIASENFTSPAVMAAQGSVLTNKYAEGLPKKRYYGGCEFIDQIEQLAIDRAKELFGAASANVQPHSGAQANFAVFLTLLNPGDKIMGMDLSHGGHLTHGSPVNVSGKWFEAIHYGVSQETEQLDYDHILEVARQERPKLIICGYSAYPRIINFEKFRAIADEVGAYLLADIAHIAGLVASGHHPNPIPHCDVVTTTTHKTLRGPRGGLILTRDPELGKKLNKSVFPGTQGGPLEHVIAGKAVAFGEALKPEFKAYSGQVIANAQAMAEQLQKRGLKIVSGGTDNHLLLVDLRSVNLTGKQADQLVSDVNITANKNTVPFDPESPFVTSGLRLGSPAMTTRGLGTEEFAEIANIIADRLQNPEDEQVKQACTQRVAALCERFPLYPHLKAPVPAMV